In a single window of the Pseudomonas sp. B21-015 genome:
- a CDS encoding ABC transporter ATP-binding protein encodes MSNPVPIPDQTPRLQLRRITKRYPGCLANDAIDLSIAPGEIHALLGENGAGKSTLMKIIYGVTHADSGEMIWQGQRVSMRNPAQARGLGIGMVFQHFSLFETLSVAQNIALAMGAAAGTPKQLEPKIREVSQRYGMALEPERLVHSLSIGERQRVEIIRCLMQDIRLLILDEPTSVLTPQEADELFVTLRRLAAEGCSILFISHKLGEVRALCHSATVLRGGRVAGHCVPAECSDRQLAQLMVGEAAELITDYPKVMGADAFLNVAELSWHNPDPFGCSLKDINLEVRSGEIVGVAGVAGNGQDELLALLSGEERLPRDDSATVRFGGQPVAHLRPDARRKLGLAFVPAERLGHGAVPELSLADNALLTVFQQGLVSNGLIQRGKVEALAEDIIRRFGVKTPNAQVPARSLSGGNLQKFILGREILQQPRLLVAAHPTWGVDVGAAATIHRALIALRDAGAAILVISEDLDELFQISDRLGALCGGRLSALQATVDTQLSDVGGWMAGQFDAPHSPAPVAL; translated from the coding sequence ATGTCCAACCCCGTGCCGATCCCCGATCAAACACCCCGCCTGCAATTGCGCAGAATCACCAAACGTTATCCCGGTTGCCTGGCCAACGACGCCATCGACCTGAGCATTGCGCCCGGTGAAATCCACGCCTTGCTCGGCGAAAACGGTGCGGGCAAAAGTACCCTGATGAAGATCATCTACGGCGTCACTCACGCCGACTCAGGGGAAATGATCTGGCAGGGCCAGCGCGTGAGCATGCGCAATCCGGCCCAGGCTCGCGGTCTCGGGATCGGCATGGTGTTCCAGCATTTCTCGCTGTTCGAAACCCTGAGCGTGGCGCAGAACATCGCGCTGGCAATGGGCGCCGCGGCAGGAACACCGAAGCAGCTTGAGCCGAAGATTCGTGAAGTGTCCCAGCGCTACGGCATGGCGCTGGAACCGGAGCGACTTGTCCACAGCCTGTCCATCGGCGAGCGTCAGCGGGTGGAAATCATTCGTTGCCTGATGCAAGACATCCGCCTGCTGATTCTCGATGAGCCGACGTCGGTACTGACTCCGCAAGAGGCCGATGAATTGTTCGTCACTTTGCGCCGACTGGCCGCCGAGGGCTGCAGCATTCTGTTTATCAGCCACAAGCTCGGCGAAGTACGCGCGTTGTGCCACAGCGCTACGGTGTTGCGCGGCGGTCGGGTGGCCGGGCATTGCGTACCGGCCGAATGCTCGGACCGGCAACTGGCGCAGTTGATGGTCGGTGAAGCCGCCGAGCTGATCACCGACTACCCAAAGGTCATGGGCGCTGATGCTTTTTTGAATGTGGCTGAATTGTCCTGGCACAACCCGGACCCGTTCGGCTGCTCGCTCAAGGACATTAATCTCGAGGTGCGCAGCGGCGAAATCGTCGGTGTCGCCGGGGTGGCGGGCAATGGCCAGGATGAGTTGCTGGCCTTGCTCAGTGGTGAAGAACGGTTGCCCCGCGATGACAGCGCGACGGTCCGTTTCGGCGGGCAACCGGTCGCTCATTTGCGGCCGGACGCACGACGCAAACTTGGTTTGGCATTCGTCCCCGCCGAGCGTCTGGGCCACGGCGCGGTGCCGGAGCTGAGCCTGGCAGATAACGCCCTGCTCACCGTATTTCAACAGGGGCTGGTCAGCAATGGGCTGATCCAGCGTGGCAAGGTCGAAGCGCTGGCCGAAGACATCATTCGCCGCTTCGGGGTCAAGACACCCAATGCCCAGGTACCGGCTCGCAGCCTGTCCGGCGGCAACTTGCAGAAATTCATCCTCGGCCGGGAAATCCTTCAGCAGCCCAGACTGTTGGTGGCCGCGCACCCGACCTGGGGCGTGGACGTCGGTGCCGCCGCGACCATTCACCGGGCGCTGATTGCCTTGCGCGACGCTGGCGCGGCGATTCTGGTGATTTCCGAAGACCTCGACGAACTGTTCCAGATCAGTGATCGCCTCGGCGCCTTGTGCGGCGGTCGATTGTCGGCACTGCAGGCCACCGTCGACACCCAACTGAGCGATGTCGGCGGCTGGATGGCCGGTCAGTTCGACGCTCCTCATTCACCTGCCCCCGTAGCGCTTTAA